The following coding sequences lie in one Silene latifolia isolate original U9 population chromosome 5, ASM4854445v1, whole genome shotgun sequence genomic window:
- the LOC141657382 gene encoding phosphoglucan, water dikinase, chloroplastic isoform X2, with protein MDGVHVVQWRTNYTKLPQLRRRHCCALKTSISLPCKFFKFPFRSTMQRCSVIRGVSAVETREEEELKSKKKGSGKVHLSILLEHQVQFGEGVVIFGSSAGLGSWKKPVSMNWTENGWICNVEMRGGESTEFKFVIAGSDKNLRWESGNNRVLQIPNQGKFSLVCHWDKTTEVLELLPAESGDTQDFGEVVVENGSLVTDATEDESGGTSPFVDQWQGQAATFMHSNEHGNRESDRKWNTDGLAGLTLKLVQDDKNARNWWRKLEVVRELVVESLDNKDRLEALTLSAIYLKWINTGQIPCFEDGGHHRPNRHAEISRLIFRELERISGRKDASPQEMLVIRKIHPSLPSFKAEFTASVPLTRIRDIAHRNDIPHDLKQQIKHTIQNKLHRNAGPEDLVSTEAMLARITKTPGEYSDTFVEQFKIFHQELKDFFNAGSLVEQLDSIKESLNEKGLSALTSFLRLKKNLDDLEGPSDKEADKLLDVMLSLGSLREVLVKGLNSGLRNDAPDSAIAMRQKWRLCEIGLEDYCFVLLSRFLNTLEALGGASWLADTAESLNVASWNQPLDALATGIRQLGLSGWKPVECIACSNELLAWKEKGLSESEGSEDSKTAWALRLKATLDRSRRLTEEYSDSILDIFPQKVQMLGKALGIAENSVRTYTEAEIRAGVIFQVSKLSTLLLKATRRSLASEGWDVIVPGTAQGTIVQVDSITPGSLPSSIQGPVILVVQNADGDEEVTAAGTNIVGIILLQELPHLSHLGVRARQEKVVFVTCDDDDLVDNVKTLDGQFVRIEASSGGVVIQKSSPDKELSASTKNITSGLEASAEKDDMQPSSIEEKRQESPQVDPAEGAVPHLNKVIPAVINFVDKMQKLLVQVIPSKGIIPLTEAEVSTCGAKAAACGRLASLSKASVKVYNEFGVPASFKAPAGAIIPYGSMESAIEASGSLEAYKSYIAKIEDAQVEDGALDKLCSELQELISSLQLSDDIIESISQVFPSSPRLIVRSSANVEDLAGMSAAGLYESIPNVSPSNPSVFGNAVSRVWASLYTRRAVLSRRAAGVAQKEAQMAVLVQELLSPEISFVLHTLSPTDNNKDVVEAEIAPGLGETLASGTRGTPWRLLAGKFDGIVKTTAFANFSEEMVVSKAGVGDGQVIQLTVDYSKKPLTIDPIYRRQVGQRLCAVGYFLERKFGGPQDVEGCLVGNDVYIVQTRPQPH; from the exons ATGGATGGAGTTCATGTAGTTCAATGGCGTACTAATTATACTAAACTTCCTCAATTACGGCGTCGCCATTGTTGTGCGTTGAAGACTTCAATTTCTCTTCCTTGTAAGTTTTTTAAGTTTCCTTTCAGGAGCACGATGCAGCGCTGTTCGGTTATTCGAGGCGTTTCCGCCGTCGAAACCAG GGAAGAGGAGGAGTTAAAGAGCAAAAAGAAAGGGAGTGGAAAGGTGCATCTAAGTATTTTGTTGGAGCATCAAGTGCAATTTGGAGAGGGTGTTGTGATATTTGGGTCCAGCGCAGGGTTGGGATCATGGAAGAAGCCAGTCTCAATGAATTGGACGGAGAATGGATGGATCTGCAATGTGGAGATGAGAGGAGGAGAGTCAACCGAGTTCAAATTTGTAATCGCGGGGAGTGATAAGAACCTAAGATGGGAATCTGGGAACAATCGCGTTCTTCAGATTCCGAACCAAGGGAAATTTTCGTTGGTTTGCCACTGGGATAAAACAACCGAGGTTTTGGAGCTCTTGCCTGCTGAATCAGGTGACACTCAGGACTTTGGTGAGGTTGTGGTCGAAAATGGTTCCCTTGTGACCGATGCTACTGAGGATGAATCGGGTGGGACAAGCCCTTTTGTGGATCAATGGCAGGGACAAGCTGCTACATTCATGCACTCGAATGAGCATGGTAATAGGGAAAGTGACAGAAAGTGGAACACGGATGGTCTTGCAGGTTTGACTTTAAAGTTGGTTCAAGATGACAAAAATGCGAGGAATTGGTGGCGAAAG CTTGAAGTTGTCCGTGAACTGGTGGTTGAAAGTCTTGATAACAAGGATCGGTTGGAAGCCCTTACACTTTCTGCTATCTATCTCAAG TGGATAAACACTGGGCAAATACCCTGCTTTGAAGATGGAGGTCATCATCGGCCAAATAGGCATGCTGAGATCTCTAGGCTCATTTTCCGCGAGCTAGAAAGAATTTCAGGACGGAAAGATGCCTCACCTCAG GAAATGCTTGTTATTCGTAAGATTCATCCCTCCTTGCCGTCCTTTAAAGCTGAATTCACTGCATCTGTTCCTTTAACTCGAATACGAGATATCGCTCATCGCAATGATATCCCTCATGATCTCAAG CAACAAATTAAGCATACTATACAAAACAAGCTCCATCGAAATGCAGGACCAGAGGATTTGGTTTCTACGGAAGCCATGCTAGCAAGAATTACTAAAACTCCTGGAGAATATAGTGATACATTCGTGGAACAATTCAAAATTTTTCATCAAGAACTAAAGGATTTCTTCAATGCTGGAAG TCTTGTTGAACAGCTGGACTCGATCAAAGAGTCACTGAATGAAAAAGGCTTATCTGCTCTTACGTCCTTTTTGCGGCTGAAGAAG AACTTGGATGATCTGGAAGGGCCGTCAGATAAAGAAGCTGATAAGTTGTTGGATGTCATGCTTTCTTTGGGTTCTCTGAGGGAGGTCCTTGTAAAGGGGCTTAACAGTGGCCTTCGAAATGACGCCCCTGATTCAGCAATAGCAATGCGTCAAAAG TGGCGTCTTTGTGAGATTGGCCTTGAGGATTATTGTTTTGTTCTTCTAAGCCG GTTTCTCAATACACTTGAAGCTTTGGGAGGAGCAAGTTGGCTCGCTGATACTGCTGAGTCTTTGAACGTGGCGTCATGGAATCAACCACTTGATGCTCTTGCGACTGGAATTCGTCAGCTGGGACTCTCTGGTTGGAAGCCAGTAGAATGTATCGCCTGTTCAAATGAACTTCTTGCTTGGAAGGAGAAAGGTCTTTCTGAAAGTGAAG GAAGTGAAGATAGTAAGACAGCTTGGGCTCTAAGGCTTAAAGCTACCCTTGATAGATCGCGGAGGCTAACTGAAGAATATTCTGATTCCATTCTTGACATATTCCCCCAGAAAGTTCAG ATGCTAGGAAAAGCTCTTGGAATTGCGGAGAATAGTGTGAGGACATACACAGAGGCTGAGATTCGTGCTGG CGTAATTTTTCAGGTGTCAAAACTTAGCACACTTCTTCTAAAAGCAACTAGGCGCTCGTTAGCATCTGAAGGTTGGGATGTTATTGTTCCAGGAACTGCACAAGGAACAATTGTTCAG GTTGACAGCATTACCCCTGGCTCACTTCCTTCATCCATTCAAGGACCTGTAATTCTTGTTGTCCAAAATGCTGATGGAGATGAGGAG GTTACAGCTGCAGGAACTAATATAGTTGGTATCATCCTCCTGCAAGAGCTGCCTCATTTATCTCATCTTGGTGTCCGAGCTCGACAA GAGAAGGTTGTCTTTGTTACCTGCGATGATGATGATTTAGTTGATAATGTAAAGACGCTTGACGGACAATTCGTGAG GATTGAAGCATCGTCAGGAGGTGTTGTAATACAGAAATCATCTCCTGATAAAGAACTTTCTGCTTCCACGAAAAACATTACTTCCGGGCTTGAAGCTTCCGCAGAAAAGGACGACATGCAGCCATCTTCGATTGAGGAAAAACGTCAGGAATCACCTCAGGTGGACCCTGCAGAAGGCGCAGTGCCACACTTAAACAAG GTGATTCCAGCCGTCATTAATTTTGTTGATAAAATGCAAAAACTTTTGGTTCAGGTGATTCCATCCAAAGGCATAATACCACTCACCGAGGCTGAAGTGAGTACTTGTGGAGCAAAGGCTGCTGCTTGTGGACGCTTGGCTTCTCTGTCCAAAGCATCTGTCAAAG TTTACAATGAGTTTGGGGTGCCTGCTTCTTTCAAGGCCCCTGCAGGAGCCATCATCCCATACGGTTCTATGGAATCAGCCATAGAGGCTAGTGGGTCCCTGGAAGCTTATAAATCTTACATAGCAAAAATAGAAGATGCACAAGTTGAAGATGGAGCTCTTGACAAGCTATGTAGTGAGCTTCAAGAGTTAATCTCTTCCCTACAGCTCTCAGATGACATCATTGAGAGCATATCACAAGTGTTTCCCAGCTCCCCTCGTTTAATCGTTCGATCTAGTGCTAATGTCGAGGACTTGGCTGGAATGTCAGCAGCCGGGCTCTATGAATCCATCCCGAATGTCAGCCCATCCAACCCGTCTGTCTTTGGAAATGCAGTAAGCAGGGTATGGGCCTCATTATACACCCGGCGAGCAGTCCTTAGTCGCCGGGCAGCAGGAGTGGCCCAAAAGGAGGCCCAAATGGCGGTCTTGGTCCAAGAACTGCTTTCTCCAGAGATCTCATTTGTACTGCACACCCTTTCCCCAACTGACAATAACAAAGATGTGGTTGAGGCCGAGATTGCTCCTGGTCTTGGGGAAACCCTAGCTTCAGGCACAAGGGGGACTCCATGGCGCCTATTAGCTGGGAAATTTGACGGAATTGTCAAGACGACGGCATTTGCAAATTTCAGTGAGGAGATGGTGGTGAGCAAAGCAGGAGTGGGAGATGGTCAAGTAATTCAGTTGACTGTTGACTACAGCAAGAAACCACTGACAATCGATCCTATTTATAGGAGGCAAGTCGGTCAGAGGCTCTGTGCTGTCGGGTATTTTCTAGAGAGGAAATTCGGAGGTCCCCAGGATGTCGAAGGCTGCTTAGTTGGCAATGACGTTTACATTGTCCAGACTCGCCCTCAGCCTCATTAG
- the LOC141657382 gene encoding phosphoglucan, water dikinase, chloroplastic isoform X4, translated as MDGVHVVQWRTNYTKLPQLRRRHCCALKTSISLPCKFFKFPFRSTMQRCSVIRGVSAVETREEEELKSKKKGSGKVHLSILLEHQVQFGEGVVIFGSSAGLGSWKKPVSMNWTENGWICNVEMRGGESTEFKFVIAGSDKNLRWESGNNRVLQIPNQGKFSLVCHWDKTTEVLELLPAESGDTQDFGEVVVENGSLVTDATEDESGGTSPFVDQWQGQAATFMHSNEHGNRESDRKWNTDGLAGLTLKLVQDDKNARNWWRKLEVVRELVVESLDNKDRLEALTLSAIYLKWINTGQIPCFEDGGHHRPNRHAEISRLIFRELERISGRKDASPQEMLVIRKIHPSLPSFKAEFTASVPLTRIRDIAHRNDIPHDLKQQIKHTIQNKLHRNAGPEDLVSTEAMLARITKTPGEYSDTFVEQFKIFHQELKDFFNAGSLVEQLDSIKESLNEKGLSALTSFLRLKKNLDDLEGPSDKEADKLLDVMLSLGSLREVLVKGLNSGLRNDAPDSAIAMRQKWRLCEIGLEDYCFVLLSRFLNTLEALGGASWLADTAESLNVASWNQPLDALATGIRQLGLSGWKPVECIACSNELLAWKEKGLSESEGSEDSKTAWALRLKATLDRSRRLTEEYSDSILDIFPQKVQMLGKALGIAENSVRTYTEAEIRAGVIFQVSKLSTLLLKATRRSLASEGWDVIVPGTAQGTIVQVDSITPGSLPSSIQGPVILVVQNADGDEEVTAAGTNIVGIILLQELPHLSHLGVRARQEKVVFVTCDDDDLVDNVKTLDGQFVRIEASSGGVVIQKSSPDKELSASTKNITSGLEASAEKDDMQPSSIEEKRQESPQVDPAEGAVPHLNKVIPSKGIIPLTEAEVSTCGAKAAACGRLASLSKASVKAVYNEFGVPASFKAPAGAIIPYGSMESAIEASGSLEAYKSYIAKIEDAQVEDGALDKLCSELQELISSLQLSDDIIESISQVFPSSPRLIVRSSANVEDLAGMSAAGLYESIPNVSPSNPSVFGNAVSRVWASLYTRRAVLSRRAAGVAQKEAQMAVLVQELLSPEISFVLHTLSPTDNNKDVVEAEIAPGLGETLASGTRGTPWRLLAGKFDGIVKTTAFANFSEEMVVSKAGVGDGQVIQLTVDYSKKPLTIDPIYRRQVGQRLCAVGYFLERKFGGPQDVEGCLVGNDVYIVQTRPQPH; from the exons ATGGATGGAGTTCATGTAGTTCAATGGCGTACTAATTATACTAAACTTCCTCAATTACGGCGTCGCCATTGTTGTGCGTTGAAGACTTCAATTTCTCTTCCTTGTAAGTTTTTTAAGTTTCCTTTCAGGAGCACGATGCAGCGCTGTTCGGTTATTCGAGGCGTTTCCGCCGTCGAAACCAG GGAAGAGGAGGAGTTAAAGAGCAAAAAGAAAGGGAGTGGAAAGGTGCATCTAAGTATTTTGTTGGAGCATCAAGTGCAATTTGGAGAGGGTGTTGTGATATTTGGGTCCAGCGCAGGGTTGGGATCATGGAAGAAGCCAGTCTCAATGAATTGGACGGAGAATGGATGGATCTGCAATGTGGAGATGAGAGGAGGAGAGTCAACCGAGTTCAAATTTGTAATCGCGGGGAGTGATAAGAACCTAAGATGGGAATCTGGGAACAATCGCGTTCTTCAGATTCCGAACCAAGGGAAATTTTCGTTGGTTTGCCACTGGGATAAAACAACCGAGGTTTTGGAGCTCTTGCCTGCTGAATCAGGTGACACTCAGGACTTTGGTGAGGTTGTGGTCGAAAATGGTTCCCTTGTGACCGATGCTACTGAGGATGAATCGGGTGGGACAAGCCCTTTTGTGGATCAATGGCAGGGACAAGCTGCTACATTCATGCACTCGAATGAGCATGGTAATAGGGAAAGTGACAGAAAGTGGAACACGGATGGTCTTGCAGGTTTGACTTTAAAGTTGGTTCAAGATGACAAAAATGCGAGGAATTGGTGGCGAAAG CTTGAAGTTGTCCGTGAACTGGTGGTTGAAAGTCTTGATAACAAGGATCGGTTGGAAGCCCTTACACTTTCTGCTATCTATCTCAAG TGGATAAACACTGGGCAAATACCCTGCTTTGAAGATGGAGGTCATCATCGGCCAAATAGGCATGCTGAGATCTCTAGGCTCATTTTCCGCGAGCTAGAAAGAATTTCAGGACGGAAAGATGCCTCACCTCAG GAAATGCTTGTTATTCGTAAGATTCATCCCTCCTTGCCGTCCTTTAAAGCTGAATTCACTGCATCTGTTCCTTTAACTCGAATACGAGATATCGCTCATCGCAATGATATCCCTCATGATCTCAAG CAACAAATTAAGCATACTATACAAAACAAGCTCCATCGAAATGCAGGACCAGAGGATTTGGTTTCTACGGAAGCCATGCTAGCAAGAATTACTAAAACTCCTGGAGAATATAGTGATACATTCGTGGAACAATTCAAAATTTTTCATCAAGAACTAAAGGATTTCTTCAATGCTGGAAG TCTTGTTGAACAGCTGGACTCGATCAAAGAGTCACTGAATGAAAAAGGCTTATCTGCTCTTACGTCCTTTTTGCGGCTGAAGAAG AACTTGGATGATCTGGAAGGGCCGTCAGATAAAGAAGCTGATAAGTTGTTGGATGTCATGCTTTCTTTGGGTTCTCTGAGGGAGGTCCTTGTAAAGGGGCTTAACAGTGGCCTTCGAAATGACGCCCCTGATTCAGCAATAGCAATGCGTCAAAAG TGGCGTCTTTGTGAGATTGGCCTTGAGGATTATTGTTTTGTTCTTCTAAGCCG GTTTCTCAATACACTTGAAGCTTTGGGAGGAGCAAGTTGGCTCGCTGATACTGCTGAGTCTTTGAACGTGGCGTCATGGAATCAACCACTTGATGCTCTTGCGACTGGAATTCGTCAGCTGGGACTCTCTGGTTGGAAGCCAGTAGAATGTATCGCCTGTTCAAATGAACTTCTTGCTTGGAAGGAGAAAGGTCTTTCTGAAAGTGAAG GAAGTGAAGATAGTAAGACAGCTTGGGCTCTAAGGCTTAAAGCTACCCTTGATAGATCGCGGAGGCTAACTGAAGAATATTCTGATTCCATTCTTGACATATTCCCCCAGAAAGTTCAG ATGCTAGGAAAAGCTCTTGGAATTGCGGAGAATAGTGTGAGGACATACACAGAGGCTGAGATTCGTGCTGG CGTAATTTTTCAGGTGTCAAAACTTAGCACACTTCTTCTAAAAGCAACTAGGCGCTCGTTAGCATCTGAAGGTTGGGATGTTATTGTTCCAGGAACTGCACAAGGAACAATTGTTCAG GTTGACAGCATTACCCCTGGCTCACTTCCTTCATCCATTCAAGGACCTGTAATTCTTGTTGTCCAAAATGCTGATGGAGATGAGGAG GTTACAGCTGCAGGAACTAATATAGTTGGTATCATCCTCCTGCAAGAGCTGCCTCATTTATCTCATCTTGGTGTCCGAGCTCGACAA GAGAAGGTTGTCTTTGTTACCTGCGATGATGATGATTTAGTTGATAATGTAAAGACGCTTGACGGACAATTCGTGAG GATTGAAGCATCGTCAGGAGGTGTTGTAATACAGAAATCATCTCCTGATAAAGAACTTTCTGCTTCCACGAAAAACATTACTTCCGGGCTTGAAGCTTCCGCAGAAAAGGACGACATGCAGCCATCTTCGATTGAGGAAAAACGTCAGGAATCACCTCAGGTGGACCCTGCAGAAGGCGCAGTGCCACACTTAAACAAG GTGATTCCATCCAAAGGCATAATACCACTCACCGAGGCTGAAGTGAGTACTTGTGGAGCAAAGGCTGCTGCTTGTGGACGCTTGGCTTCTCTGTCCAAAGCATCTGTCAAAG CAGTTTACAATGAGTTTGGGGTGCCTGCTTCTTTCAAGGCCCCTGCAGGAGCCATCATCCCATACGGTTCTATGGAATCAGCCATAGAGGCTAGTGGGTCCCTGGAAGCTTATAAATCTTACATAGCAAAAATAGAAGATGCACAAGTTGAAGATGGAGCTCTTGACAAGCTATGTAGTGAGCTTCAAGAGTTAATCTCTTCCCTACAGCTCTCAGATGACATCATTGAGAGCATATCACAAGTGTTTCCCAGCTCCCCTCGTTTAATCGTTCGATCTAGTGCTAATGTCGAGGACTTGGCTGGAATGTCAGCAGCCGGGCTCTATGAATCCATCCCGAATGTCAGCCCATCCAACCCGTCTGTCTTTGGAAATGCAGTAAGCAGGGTATGGGCCTCATTATACACCCGGCGAGCAGTCCTTAGTCGCCGGGCAGCAGGAGTGGCCCAAAAGGAGGCCCAAATGGCGGTCTTGGTCCAAGAACTGCTTTCTCCAGAGATCTCATTTGTACTGCACACCCTTTCCCCAACTGACAATAACAAAGATGTGGTTGAGGCCGAGATTGCTCCTGGTCTTGGGGAAACCCTAGCTTCAGGCACAAGGGGGACTCCATGGCGCCTATTAGCTGGGAAATTTGACGGAATTGTCAAGACGACGGCATTTGCAAATTTCAGTGAGGAGATGGTGGTGAGCAAAGCAGGAGTGGGAGATGGTCAAGTAATTCAGTTGACTGTTGACTACAGCAAGAAACCACTGACAATCGATCCTATTTATAGGAGGCAAGTCGGTCAGAGGCTCTGTGCTGTCGGGTATTTTCTAGAGAGGAAATTCGGAGGTCCCCAGGATGTCGAAGGCTGCTTAGTTGGCAATGACGTTTACATTGTCCAGACTCGCCCTCAGCCTCATTAG
- the LOC141657382 gene encoding phosphoglucan, water dikinase, chloroplastic isoform X1, whose amino-acid sequence MDGVHVVQWRTNYTKLPQLRRRHCCALKTSISLPCKFFKFPFRSTMQRCSVIRGVSAVETREEEELKSKKKGSGKVHLSILLEHQVQFGEGVVIFGSSAGLGSWKKPVSMNWTENGWICNVEMRGGESTEFKFVIAGSDKNLRWESGNNRVLQIPNQGKFSLVCHWDKTTEVLELLPAESGDTQDFGEVVVENGSLVTDATEDESGGTSPFVDQWQGQAATFMHSNEHGNRESDRKWNTDGLAGLTLKLVQDDKNARNWWRKLEVVRELVVESLDNKDRLEALTLSAIYLKWINTGQIPCFEDGGHHRPNRHAEISRLIFRELERISGRKDASPQEMLVIRKIHPSLPSFKAEFTASVPLTRIRDIAHRNDIPHDLKQQIKHTIQNKLHRNAGPEDLVSTEAMLARITKTPGEYSDTFVEQFKIFHQELKDFFNAGSLVEQLDSIKESLNEKGLSALTSFLRLKKNLDDLEGPSDKEADKLLDVMLSLGSLREVLVKGLNSGLRNDAPDSAIAMRQKWRLCEIGLEDYCFVLLSRFLNTLEALGGASWLADTAESLNVASWNQPLDALATGIRQLGLSGWKPVECIACSNELLAWKEKGLSESEGSEDSKTAWALRLKATLDRSRRLTEEYSDSILDIFPQKVQMLGKALGIAENSVRTYTEAEIRAGVIFQVSKLSTLLLKATRRSLASEGWDVIVPGTAQGTIVQVDSITPGSLPSSIQGPVILVVQNADGDEEVTAAGTNIVGIILLQELPHLSHLGVRARQEKVVFVTCDDDDLVDNVKTLDGQFVRIEASSGGVVIQKSSPDKELSASTKNITSGLEASAEKDDMQPSSIEEKRQESPQVDPAEGAVPHLNKVIPAVINFVDKMQKLLVQVIPSKGIIPLTEAEVSTCGAKAAACGRLASLSKASVKAVYNEFGVPASFKAPAGAIIPYGSMESAIEASGSLEAYKSYIAKIEDAQVEDGALDKLCSELQELISSLQLSDDIIESISQVFPSSPRLIVRSSANVEDLAGMSAAGLYESIPNVSPSNPSVFGNAVSRVWASLYTRRAVLSRRAAGVAQKEAQMAVLVQELLSPEISFVLHTLSPTDNNKDVVEAEIAPGLGETLASGTRGTPWRLLAGKFDGIVKTTAFANFSEEMVVSKAGVGDGQVIQLTVDYSKKPLTIDPIYRRQVGQRLCAVGYFLERKFGGPQDVEGCLVGNDVYIVQTRPQPH is encoded by the exons ATGGATGGAGTTCATGTAGTTCAATGGCGTACTAATTATACTAAACTTCCTCAATTACGGCGTCGCCATTGTTGTGCGTTGAAGACTTCAATTTCTCTTCCTTGTAAGTTTTTTAAGTTTCCTTTCAGGAGCACGATGCAGCGCTGTTCGGTTATTCGAGGCGTTTCCGCCGTCGAAACCAG GGAAGAGGAGGAGTTAAAGAGCAAAAAGAAAGGGAGTGGAAAGGTGCATCTAAGTATTTTGTTGGAGCATCAAGTGCAATTTGGAGAGGGTGTTGTGATATTTGGGTCCAGCGCAGGGTTGGGATCATGGAAGAAGCCAGTCTCAATGAATTGGACGGAGAATGGATGGATCTGCAATGTGGAGATGAGAGGAGGAGAGTCAACCGAGTTCAAATTTGTAATCGCGGGGAGTGATAAGAACCTAAGATGGGAATCTGGGAACAATCGCGTTCTTCAGATTCCGAACCAAGGGAAATTTTCGTTGGTTTGCCACTGGGATAAAACAACCGAGGTTTTGGAGCTCTTGCCTGCTGAATCAGGTGACACTCAGGACTTTGGTGAGGTTGTGGTCGAAAATGGTTCCCTTGTGACCGATGCTACTGAGGATGAATCGGGTGGGACAAGCCCTTTTGTGGATCAATGGCAGGGACAAGCTGCTACATTCATGCACTCGAATGAGCATGGTAATAGGGAAAGTGACAGAAAGTGGAACACGGATGGTCTTGCAGGTTTGACTTTAAAGTTGGTTCAAGATGACAAAAATGCGAGGAATTGGTGGCGAAAG CTTGAAGTTGTCCGTGAACTGGTGGTTGAAAGTCTTGATAACAAGGATCGGTTGGAAGCCCTTACACTTTCTGCTATCTATCTCAAG TGGATAAACACTGGGCAAATACCCTGCTTTGAAGATGGAGGTCATCATCGGCCAAATAGGCATGCTGAGATCTCTAGGCTCATTTTCCGCGAGCTAGAAAGAATTTCAGGACGGAAAGATGCCTCACCTCAG GAAATGCTTGTTATTCGTAAGATTCATCCCTCCTTGCCGTCCTTTAAAGCTGAATTCACTGCATCTGTTCCTTTAACTCGAATACGAGATATCGCTCATCGCAATGATATCCCTCATGATCTCAAG CAACAAATTAAGCATACTATACAAAACAAGCTCCATCGAAATGCAGGACCAGAGGATTTGGTTTCTACGGAAGCCATGCTAGCAAGAATTACTAAAACTCCTGGAGAATATAGTGATACATTCGTGGAACAATTCAAAATTTTTCATCAAGAACTAAAGGATTTCTTCAATGCTGGAAG TCTTGTTGAACAGCTGGACTCGATCAAAGAGTCACTGAATGAAAAAGGCTTATCTGCTCTTACGTCCTTTTTGCGGCTGAAGAAG AACTTGGATGATCTGGAAGGGCCGTCAGATAAAGAAGCTGATAAGTTGTTGGATGTCATGCTTTCTTTGGGTTCTCTGAGGGAGGTCCTTGTAAAGGGGCTTAACAGTGGCCTTCGAAATGACGCCCCTGATTCAGCAATAGCAATGCGTCAAAAG TGGCGTCTTTGTGAGATTGGCCTTGAGGATTATTGTTTTGTTCTTCTAAGCCG GTTTCTCAATACACTTGAAGCTTTGGGAGGAGCAAGTTGGCTCGCTGATACTGCTGAGTCTTTGAACGTGGCGTCATGGAATCAACCACTTGATGCTCTTGCGACTGGAATTCGTCAGCTGGGACTCTCTGGTTGGAAGCCAGTAGAATGTATCGCCTGTTCAAATGAACTTCTTGCTTGGAAGGAGAAAGGTCTTTCTGAAAGTGAAG GAAGTGAAGATAGTAAGACAGCTTGGGCTCTAAGGCTTAAAGCTACCCTTGATAGATCGCGGAGGCTAACTGAAGAATATTCTGATTCCATTCTTGACATATTCCCCCAGAAAGTTCAG ATGCTAGGAAAAGCTCTTGGAATTGCGGAGAATAGTGTGAGGACATACACAGAGGCTGAGATTCGTGCTGG CGTAATTTTTCAGGTGTCAAAACTTAGCACACTTCTTCTAAAAGCAACTAGGCGCTCGTTAGCATCTGAAGGTTGGGATGTTATTGTTCCAGGAACTGCACAAGGAACAATTGTTCAG GTTGACAGCATTACCCCTGGCTCACTTCCTTCATCCATTCAAGGACCTGTAATTCTTGTTGTCCAAAATGCTGATGGAGATGAGGAG GTTACAGCTGCAGGAACTAATATAGTTGGTATCATCCTCCTGCAAGAGCTGCCTCATTTATCTCATCTTGGTGTCCGAGCTCGACAA GAGAAGGTTGTCTTTGTTACCTGCGATGATGATGATTTAGTTGATAATGTAAAGACGCTTGACGGACAATTCGTGAG GATTGAAGCATCGTCAGGAGGTGTTGTAATACAGAAATCATCTCCTGATAAAGAACTTTCTGCTTCCACGAAAAACATTACTTCCGGGCTTGAAGCTTCCGCAGAAAAGGACGACATGCAGCCATCTTCGATTGAGGAAAAACGTCAGGAATCACCTCAGGTGGACCCTGCAGAAGGCGCAGTGCCACACTTAAACAAG GTGATTCCAGCCGTCATTAATTTTGTTGATAAAATGCAAAAACTTTTGGTTCAGGTGATTCCATCCAAAGGCATAATACCACTCACCGAGGCTGAAGTGAGTACTTGTGGAGCAAAGGCTGCTGCTTGTGGACGCTTGGCTTCTCTGTCCAAAGCATCTGTCAAAG CAGTTTACAATGAGTTTGGGGTGCCTGCTTCTTTCAAGGCCCCTGCAGGAGCCATCATCCCATACGGTTCTATGGAATCAGCCATAGAGGCTAGTGGGTCCCTGGAAGCTTATAAATCTTACATAGCAAAAATAGAAGATGCACAAGTTGAAGATGGAGCTCTTGACAAGCTATGTAGTGAGCTTCAAGAGTTAATCTCTTCCCTACAGCTCTCAGATGACATCATTGAGAGCATATCACAAGTGTTTCCCAGCTCCCCTCGTTTAATCGTTCGATCTAGTGCTAATGTCGAGGACTTGGCTGGAATGTCAGCAGCCGGGCTCTATGAATCCATCCCGAATGTCAGCCCATCCAACCCGTCTGTCTTTGGAAATGCAGTAAGCAGGGTATGGGCCTCATTATACACCCGGCGAGCAGTCCTTAGTCGCCGGGCAGCAGGAGTGGCCCAAAAGGAGGCCCAAATGGCGGTCTTGGTCCAAGAACTGCTTTCTCCAGAGATCTCATTTGTACTGCACACCCTTTCCCCAACTGACAATAACAAAGATGTGGTTGAGGCCGAGATTGCTCCTGGTCTTGGGGAAACCCTAGCTTCAGGCACAAGGGGGACTCCATGGCGCCTATTAGCTGGGAAATTTGACGGAATTGTCAAGACGACGGCATTTGCAAATTTCAGTGAGGAGATGGTGGTGAGCAAAGCAGGAGTGGGAGATGGTCAAGTAATTCAGTTGACTGTTGACTACAGCAAGAAACCACTGACAATCGATCCTATTTATAGGAGGCAAGTCGGTCAGAGGCTCTGTGCTGTCGGGTATTTTCTAGAGAGGAAATTCGGAGGTCCCCAGGATGTCGAAGGCTGCTTAGTTGGCAATGACGTTTACATTGTCCAGACTCGCCCTCAGCCTCATTAG